A window of the Parabacteroides merdae ATCC 43184 genome harbors these coding sequences:
- the wecB gene encoding non-hydrolyzing UDP-N-acetylglucosamine 2-epimerase: MKKVMLVFGTRPEAIKMAPLVKEFQKQPKRVETVVCVTGQHREMLDQVLKIFDIKPDYDLNIMKQGQDLYDVTARVLTGMRDVLKEVKPDVVLVHGDTTTSTAAALAAFYQQIPVGHVEAGLRTHNIYSPWPEEMNRLLTGRLATYHFSPTPLSRNNLIKESVDDRNIIITGNTVIDALYWVVDKIKNNKELDNELEDILSKAGYDVNRLNNGKKLVLITGHRRENFGDGFIKMCTAIKDLTVKYPDLDFVYPMHLNPNVRKPIHEVFGENLSGLKNMFFIEPLEYLSFVYLMEKSSIVLTDSGGIQEEAPGLGKPVLVMRDTTERPEALDAGTVKLVGTDYNKIVNEVSSLIDDKAAYEKMSKAVNPYGDGLACGRIVNALLYRI, from the coding sequence ATGAAGAAAGTGATGTTGGTCTTCGGCACCCGTCCGGAGGCAATCAAGATGGCTCCGCTGGTGAAAGAATTCCAGAAACAGCCAAAACGGGTAGAGACTGTGGTGTGCGTAACCGGACAGCATCGGGAAATGCTGGATCAGGTGTTGAAGATATTCGACATCAAACCGGATTATGATTTGAATATCATGAAGCAGGGACAGGATCTGTATGATGTGACCGCTCGTGTGCTGACCGGTATGCGTGATGTACTGAAAGAGGTAAAGCCCGATGTGGTATTGGTACATGGGGATACTACCACTTCTACAGCTGCAGCTTTGGCTGCTTTTTATCAACAGATACCGGTGGGACATGTGGAAGCTGGTTTGCGTACACATAATATTTATAGCCCATGGCCGGAGGAGATGAATCGGTTGTTGACGGGGCGTCTGGCGACCTATCATTTTTCTCCCACTCCGTTAAGTCGTAATAATCTGATTAAAGAGAGCGTTGATGACCGCAATATCATTATAACTGGTAACACAGTGATTGATGCACTTTATTGGGTAGTGGATAAAATCAAGAACAACAAGGAGCTAGATAATGAATTGGAAGATATATTGAGCAAAGCGGGTTATGATGTAAACCGCTTGAACAATGGCAAGAAGCTGGTATTGATTACAGGGCATCGTCGTGAGAATTTTGGTGACGGATTTATCAAGATGTGTACAGCTATTAAAGATTTGACGGTTAAATATCCAGATTTGGATTTTGTTTATCCTATGCACTTGAATCCTAATGTACGCAAGCCGATTCATGAGGTGTTCGGGGAGAATCTGTCCGGCTTAAAAAATATGTTCTTCATTGAACCATTGGAGTATTTGAGTTTTGTGTATCTAATGGAGAAGAGCAGCATCGTATTGACAGATAGCGGTGGCATTCAAGAGGAAGCTCCGGGACTGGGTAAACCGGTATTGGTGATGCGTGATACCACGGAGCGACCAGAAGCATTAGATGCCGGAACGGTGAAACTGGTAGGTACGGACTATAATAAGATTGTAAACGAAGTATCATCTTTGATTGATGATAAAGCAGCTTATGAAAAAATGAGTAAGGCTGTAAATCCGTACGGTGACGGATTAGCCTGCGGACGTATTGTAAATGCATTGTTATATAGGATATAA
- a CDS encoding capsular polysaccharide biosynthesis protein CapF produces the protein MKILVTGAKGFVGRNLVSQLYNIRDGKARNYGIDSEDLAVYEYDIDSDPADLEEYCKNADFVFNLAGVNRPKDNSEFLKGNFGFASVLLDTLKKYGNTCPVMVSSSIQAVLDNPYGESKRAGEQLMFEYSAETGAKVLVYRFPNVFGKWCRPNYNSAIATFCNNIANDLPISVNDPSIVMNLVYIDDVVDEMIAALNGNEHCNENFCEVPVTHTRTLGEIVEIIRSFKDMPANLGVADMGDGLAKKLYSTYLTYLPKERFAYPLKMNVDERGSFTEFIRTADRGQVAVNISKPGITKGEHWHHTKVEKFVVVSGHGLIQMRKVDSDEVVNFEVSGDKIEVVETIPGYTHNIVNLSETENLVTLIWCNECFDPNRPDTYFDKVVK, from the coding sequence ATGAAAATATTAGTTACCGGAGCCAAGGGCTTTGTCGGTCGAAATCTTGTTTCGCAACTTTACAATATCCGCGACGGCAAAGCTCGCAATTACGGCATTGACAGTGAGGACTTGGCCGTTTATGAATATGATATTGACAGTGACCCTGCCGACCTTGAGGAATATTGCAAGAATGCAGACTTTGTTTTCAATCTTGCCGGTGTTAACCGCCCGAAGGACAATTCTGAGTTTCTGAAGGGCAATTTCGGCTTTGCGTCGGTGCTTCTTGACACTTTGAAGAAGTATGGAAACACTTGCCCTGTTATGGTTTCATCATCTATTCAGGCGGTTCTTGACAATCCTTACGGTGAGTCGAAGCGTGCTGGCGAGCAGTTGATGTTTGAATATTCGGCGGAAACTGGAGCGAAAGTGCTTGTCTACCGCTTCCCGAACGTTTTCGGAAAGTGGTGTCGTCCAAACTATAATAGTGCCATTGCAACTTTCTGCAACAATATAGCGAATGATCTTCCTATTAGCGTCAATGACCCGAGCATTGTTATGAATCTTGTTTATATAGACGACGTTGTTGATGAGATGATAGCGGCACTTAACGGCAACGAGCATTGCAATGAAAACTTCTGTGAAGTTCCAGTCACTCATACCCGCACACTTGGCGAGATTGTTGAGATTATCCGCTCGTTTAAGGATATGCCAGCAAATCTCGGCGTTGCAGATATGGGCGACGGTTTGGCTAAGAAACTCTATTCAACATACCTTACTTATCTGCCGAAGGAGCGTTTTGCGTATCCTTTGAAAATGAACGTCGACGAGCGCGGCAGTTTTACTGAATTTATCAGGACAGCCGATCGTGGTCAGGTTGCGGTGAATATATCCAAACCGGGTATTACCAAAGGTGAGCACTGGCACCATACAAAGGTGGAGAAATTCGTTGTAGTCAGCGGTCACGGCCTTATTCAGATGCGTAAGGTCGATTCAGACGAGGTCGTCAATTTTGAGGTTTCCGGCGATAAAATCGAGGTTGTTGAGACTATCCCGGGATACACTCATAACATTGTAAACCTTTCAGAAACAGAGAATCTTGTAACTCTGATTTGGTGTAACGAGTGCTTTGACCCGAACCGCCCAGATACTTATTTCGATAAAGTAGTAAAATAG
- a CDS encoding glycoside hydrolase family 88 protein has protein sequence MHKVINSFRLLKEYCENEGFKGWDPYDGLNSKVFQALPFLKKSAICRLVVIQGFKRCPVNLRRLALVPKEYNAKGIGLFLSGYCNLYNAVKANPKLAESLGSPDSLKSRINELAELLISLQSKGYSGACWGYNFDWQARRLFLFPKFTPTVVASNFCATALMEAYEITREKRFLEIALSAAHFVINDLHRTEYKDGFLFSYSPLQGNDTVFNASLLGSRLLSFCYKYTGNEEYCELAEQSIKACCSGQKPNGAWVYGMLPVQSWVDSFHTGYNLDALIAYQELTGDNKYRKYIEKGFEYYIQNFFEANGMPKYYDNRTYPIDIHCPGQLLVTLARLHKIEEYKEIAEKVIDWTIRNMQDRKGYFYYQLKPGISSKISYMRWSNAFIFNAMSHYLLAE, from the coding sequence ATGCATAAAGTTATCAACTCTTTTCGCTTGCTGAAGGAGTATTGCGAGAATGAGGGGTTCAAGGGTTGGGATCCCTATGACGGACTTAACTCGAAGGTTTTTCAGGCGTTGCCGTTCCTGAAGAAGTCGGCAATCTGCCGCCTGGTTGTTATCCAAGGATTTAAGCGCTGCCCAGTCAATCTCCGCAGGCTTGCGCTTGTCCCCAAGGAATATAATGCCAAGGGCATCGGGCTTTTCCTTTCCGGTTACTGCAACCTATATAATGCGGTTAAGGCAAACCCCAAACTTGCGGAAAGCCTCGGCTCTCCCGATTCCCTGAAATCACGGATTAACGAACTGGCTGAACTGTTGATCTCTCTACAATCAAAAGGTTACAGCGGTGCTTGCTGGGGATATAACTTTGACTGGCAGGCTCGCAGACTTTTCCTTTTCCCAAAGTTTACTCCAACCGTTGTTGCGAGCAATTTCTGTGCAACCGCTCTTATGGAAGCATACGAAATTACCAGAGAGAAAAGGTTTCTTGAAATCGCTCTCAGTGCGGCACATTTCGTTATCAACGACCTTCACCGCACGGAATATAAGGACGGATTCCTATTCTCTTACAGCCCGTTGCAGGGAAACGACACTGTCTTTAACGCCTCACTGCTCGGCTCAAGGCTGCTTAGTTTTTGCTACAAGTACACAGGCAACGAGGAATACTGCGAACTTGCAGAGCAAAGCATAAAGGCATGCTGCTCAGGTCAAAAGCCAAACGGTGCATGGGTATATGGCATGCTACCCGTTCAGAGTTGGGTTGACAGTTTTCATACAGGCTATAACCTTGATGCGCTTATTGCATATCAGGAGCTGACAGGCGACAATAAGTATCGCAAATATATTGAGAAGGGCTTTGAATATTATATTCAAAACTTCTTTGAAGCCAACGGAATGCCAAAATACTACGACAACCGCACTTATCCCATCGACATTCACTGCCCGGGGCAGTTGCTCGTAACGCTCGCAAGGTTGCACAAGATCGAAGAATACAAGGAAATTGCAGAAAAGGTCATTGATTGGACTATCCGCAATATGCAAGACCGGAAAGGCTATTTCTACTACCAGTTAAAGCCGGGGATAAGTTCAAAAATATCATATATGCGTTGGAGCAATGCGTTTATATTTAATGCTATGAGCCATTATTTACTTGCCGAATAA
- a CDS encoding WecB/TagA/CpsF family glycosyltransferase produces the protein MDKVSLNGVEIFPFDSEQQLLHYVDTHKGILVAINAEKILHATEQTRAIINRNIGYCDGAGAQMALKQKGYKDAYKIPGCELWLKIITRFYKEKTFYLVGGKPQIVNETVEKLCSEYQDIRIVGYRNGYIKTDEEKRRLIDDIVEKKPDVVFVAMGSPKQELLMEEIQQRHRAIFQGLGGSFDVYTGHVQRAPKWWVEHNLEFAYRLIKEPKRIKRQIHLVKYAWWLMKKKL, from the coding sequence ATGGATAAAGTTTCATTAAACGGGGTCGAAATATTCCCTTTCGACTCCGAACAGCAACTATTGCATTATGTGGACACGCATAAGGGCATATTGGTAGCGATCAATGCAGAAAAGATATTGCATGCCACGGAACAGACACGTGCCATTATCAATCGAAATATTGGGTATTGTGATGGAGCCGGTGCACAAATGGCTTTAAAGCAGAAAGGTTATAAAGATGCCTATAAGATTCCCGGATGTGAACTATGGCTAAAGATTATTACTCGCTTTTACAAGGAAAAGACATTCTATCTGGTTGGTGGAAAACCGCAAATCGTAAATGAGACCGTAGAGAAACTGTGTTCTGAATATCAGGATATCCGAATAGTGGGTTATCGTAACGGCTATATCAAGACGGATGAAGAGAAACGACGATTGATAGACGATATTGTGGAGAAGAAACCGGATGTGGTATTCGTGGCTATGGGGTCGCCAAAGCAGGAATTGCTGATGGAGGAGATACAGCAACGGCATCGCGCTATCTTCCAAGGATTGGGTGGCAGTTTCGATGTCTATACAGGTCATGTGCAGCGCGCACCGAAATGGTGGGTGGAGCATAATCTGGAATTTGCTTATCGCTTGATAAAAGAACCCAAAAGAATTAAACGTCAGATCCACTTGGTGAAGTATGCTTGGTGGCTGATGAAGAAAAAATTATAA
- a CDS encoding acyltransferase, whose product MNPKTGSYDRGQVHVGKGAYIGMGTMVVKPVTIGEGAIVGAGAIVTKDIPSNEVWAGNPARFIRKR is encoded by the coding sequence ATGAACCCGAAGACAGGCAGTTATGACCGCGGTCAAGTGCATGTTGGCAAAGGAGCCTACATTGGCATGGGAACAATGGTTGTCAAGCCGGTCACAATCGGAGAAGGGGCAATCGTAGGCGCCGGGGCAATAGTGACGAAAGATATACCGTCAAACGAAGTATGGGCAGGAAACCCCGCCCGCTTTATCAGAAAACGATAA
- a CDS encoding glycosyltransferase translates to MKVLYSHHGMKGKNGWGRTFYMAQGLADLGHDVTLLTINPKCSFFKINTIIYQGVKIKVLPDFFPAKMKSSGFAIWSTLFGLIYSMFHKFEICIADCGHRFTSLPCKLNRFIYHSVYISEWWDFFGKGGYIKKKSRLFRLTYGRLECYNELNDKRKADAIVVLSTFMKDRAVENGIDSEKIFIVPGGSIVKDVKPLYPSYSSVEKRKINIAYIGINNHEIDLIAPFIEALKCENVKNSYRLILYGNTISNEKWNQLGLSEIAEYRGWLDYSKDVSTLKDIDVFLQLLDDNNVSKAGWPNKLGDYLAFGKPVILSPYGDIIDFVKNEKGFFIVEYNKYSILKILQEIKDIPYSDLKTMGYANRQLAEKISWKNRAKNIEYICNKIRFNNETVKN, encoded by the coding sequence ATGAAAGTTCTTTATTCTCATCATGGCATGAAAGGAAAAAATGGATGGGGACGAACCTTTTATATGGCACAAGGATTAGCAGATTTAGGACATGATGTGACCTTATTAACAATCAATCCTAAATGTTCATTCTTTAAGATAAATACTATTATCTATCAAGGTGTTAAAATAAAAGTACTACCAGACTTTTTTCCTGCCAAAATGAAATCCTCAGGTTTTGCTATTTGGAGTACTTTATTTGGATTGATATACTCGATGTTCCATAAATTTGAAATATGTATAGCAGATTGTGGACATAGATTTACTTCCTTACCTTGTAAATTAAATAGATTTATTTATCATTCTGTTTATATTTCTGAGTGGTGGGATTTCTTTGGTAAAGGAGGTTATATTAAAAAGAAAAGTAGATTGTTTAGGTTAACATACGGTAGACTGGAATGCTATAATGAACTCAACGATAAAAGAAAAGCTGATGCTATAGTCGTATTATCTACTTTTATGAAAGATAGGGCTGTTGAAAATGGAATTGACTCAGAAAAAATTTTTATTGTTCCTGGTGGGTCTATAGTGAAAGATGTAAAGCCGTTATATCCATCCTATTCATCTGTTGAAAAACGAAAAATAAATATAGCATACATTGGCATTAATAATCACGAAATTGATTTGATAGCTCCGTTTATAGAAGCATTGAAATGTGAAAATGTTAAAAACAGTTACAGGTTGATTCTATATGGGAATACTATCTCAAACGAAAAGTGGAATCAATTAGGATTGTCTGAAATTGCTGAATATAGAGGATGGTTAGATTATTCTAAAGATGTTTCTACCTTAAAAGATATAGATGTGTTTTTGCAATTATTAGATGACAACAATGTTTCTAAAGCTGGATGGCCTAATAAATTAGGTGATTATTTAGCATTTGGGAAGCCCGTTATATTGTCACCTTATGGTGATATAATTGATTTTGTAAAAAATGAAAAAGGTTTTTTTATAGTAGAATACAATAAATACTCGATATTAAAAATTTTACAAGAAATTAAAGATATACCTTATAGCGATTTAAAGACCATGGGGTACGCTAATAGGCAATTAGCGGAAAAAATCTCATGGAAAAATAGAGCAAAAAATATAGAATATATATGCAATAAAATTAGATTTAATAATGAAACTGTCAAGAATTAA
- a CDS encoding Arm DNA-binding domain-containing protein: protein MPTVVVRFETCKKAIGYGTVYYRIYKGHNRRMEFSSHLHLPTSSWDETTKTIRGEHPKACLFRAQMEADLRLLNRIITEDVTGRLTMGDMIAIFKHQRTIIK from the coding sequence ATGCCTACAGTCGTTGTCCGTTTTGAGACTTGTAAGAAAGCCATAGGGTACGGTACGGTTTATTACCGTATCTACAAAGGACATAACCGACGTATGGAATTTTCTTCCCACCTTCACCTACCAACTTCTTCTTGGGATGAAACCACAAAGACAATCCGGGGAGAGCATCCCAAAGCCTGTCTCTTTCGTGCTCAGATGGAAGCGGATCTTCGGCTTTTGAACCGGATTATAACGGAAGATGTTACCGGTCGACTGACAATGGGCGATATGATAGCCATCTTTAAACATCAAAGGACAATAATCAAATGA
- the wecB gene encoding non-hydrolyzing UDP-N-acetylglucosamine 2-epimerase, protein MELKTDYSDIKFAENGKLKLLIIVGTRPEIIRLAAVISKCRIYFDTILAHTGQNYDYNLNGIFFKDLKLKEPEVYMDAVGDDLGSTMGNIISASYKLMSQVKPDAVLVLGDTNSCLSVIGAKRLHIPIFHMEAGNRCKDENLPEETNRRIVDIISDVNLAYSEHARRYLAECGLPKERTYVTGSPMAEVLHNNLEEIEASDIHNRLGLEKGKYILLSAHREENIDSEKNFTSLFRAINAMAEKYDMPVLYSCHPRSRKRLAANGFQLDKRVIQHEPLGFHDYNCLQMNAFAVVSDSGTLPEESSFFTSVGHSFPAICIRTSTERPEALDKACFILAGIDEKSLLQAVDTAVEMNKNQDNGIPVPNYVDENVSTKTVKLIQSYTGVVNKMIWRK, encoded by the coding sequence ATGGAATTAAAAACTGACTATTCAGATATAAAATTTGCGGAAAACGGCAAGTTGAAACTTTTGATAATTGTAGGAACAAGACCTGAAATTATCCGCCTTGCAGCCGTTATCAGTAAGTGCCGCATCTATTTCGACACAATCCTTGCTCATACAGGCCAGAACTATGACTATAACTTGAACGGCATCTTTTTCAAAGACCTGAAGTTGAAAGAACCAGAAGTGTATATGGATGCCGTTGGCGATGACCTCGGTTCAACAATGGGAAATATCATAAGTGCTTCCTATAAACTCATGTCGCAGGTAAAGCCCGATGCTGTACTTGTTCTTGGCGATACAAACTCATGCCTGTCAGTTATCGGAGCAAAGCGTCTGCACATACCTATCTTCCACATGGAAGCAGGTAATAGATGCAAGGATGAGAACCTTCCGGAAGAGACAAACCGCCGTATCGTCGATATCATCAGTGACGTCAACCTTGCCTATAGCGAGCATGCTCGCCGCTATCTTGCAGAATGCGGATTGCCGAAGGAGAGGACATACGTTACCGGTTCACCAATGGCGGAAGTCCTTCATAATAATCTTGAAGAGATTGAGGCAAGCGACATTCATAACCGTCTCGGCCTTGAAAAGGGCAAATATATCCTTCTTAGCGCCCACCGTGAGGAGAATATCGACTCAGAAAAGAACTTCACTTCATTGTTCCGGGCAATCAATGCGATGGCAGAGAAGTACGATATGCCGGTGCTTTATAGTTGCCACCCAAGAAGCCGCAAACGCCTTGCCGCAAACGGATTCCAATTAGACAAAAGAGTAATTCAGCACGAGCCTCTCGGATTTCATGATTATAACTGTCTCCAGATGAACGCATTTGCCGTTGTCAGCGACAGTGGAACATTGCCAGAGGAGAGTTCATTCTTCACATCAGTAGGCCATTCGTTCCCGGCAATCTGCATCCGCACGAGCACAGAGCGTCCGGAAGCCCTCGACAAGGCATGCTTCATATTGGCAGGCATTGACGAAAAATCATTGCTTCAGGCGGTTGATACAGCCGTAGAGATGAACAAGAATCAAGATAACGGCATTCCAGTGCCAAACTATGTTGATGAGAACGTATCAACAAAGACCGTTAAACTCATCCAAAGTTACACCGGCGTTGTCAATAAAATGATATGGAGAAAATAA
- a CDS encoding LbetaH domain-containing protein, producing the protein MGGITIGNNVTIGANAVVTKPIPDNAIVAGVPTKILRTKE; encoded by the coding sequence ATGGGTGGTATAACAATCGGAAACAATGTTACAATAGGAGCAAACGCAGTCGTAACCAAACCAATTCCCGATAATGCTATCGTTGCAGGCGTACCCACCAAAATTCTAAGGACTAAAGAATAA
- a CDS encoding Helicase associated domain protein — protein sequence MVPSLTDCYHRLGFQVTESEDGLRIGFKPGMAHAIVKEIWNEQPLTRSDVERFYEKLSSLNKGYRNLYFRIVAHGGFLPEALDFELHGLTVSDESYIESLLSGRHVELYPHNEAAYRAIMRGFKQHRIGTVVQATGTGKSYLLARYIADHAKENILVFAPNITILDEIRKAVGFSIPQVTYRTFQSLIRNREDNGLLRADHILIDEFHHFGAEIWGSALQEVIENNPCAYVLGTSATPIRPEGMIDTVDLYFEGNLFYELTLPQAWYYNILPVPILVQSAYGLDNELDRLQRKLERSGCSVRRRERIQKKLDLARVDFKGALGASSVIRKFLPESVRKLLVFCRDLADLRQMVPEVCDWLTQAGRSITPFEIHHAQSEQENQRLLAAFREESDRLHVLFSVNMLIEGLHVEGVDAVLFLRRTESYIVTLQQLGRCLDAGSGKQPVVLDFVNNLSGKSVYDVMACHWERLSYLPSPHGFERTTSFLATGYLSDIRLRIEEILAELEPWQIMYERLVEFHREENDWPSVTEGKLGLWCNTQRIAYKRGCLAKERCDQLDAIGFEWNQLDSKWMREYHALKVFFDTCGRWPKREDGPLATWCYTQRERRKDGRLSKERIRALNEIGFVWNQNLQGEWMKNYEELKSFVRKYRRFPKSTEGNLGGWCHTQRKMRKQGKLPNDRRLLLDKIGFVWSAEQVWQGNFEQLCLFHNLQGRWPGCREGALGRWCTIQRRDYRKGNMSDERKAQLERIGFPLA from the coding sequence ATGGTACCGTCTTTGACAGATTGCTATCACCGTCTAGGTTTTCAGGTAACAGAATCCGAAGATGGATTACGGATAGGCTTCAAACCGGGAATGGCACATGCTATCGTGAAGGAGATTTGGAACGAGCAGCCTTTGACCCGTTCGGATGTTGAAAGGTTTTATGAAAAGCTTTCTTCACTGAACAAAGGATATCGAAATCTCTATTTCAGGATCGTGGCGCACGGTGGATTCCTGCCGGAAGCATTGGACTTTGAACTGCACGGGCTGACCGTTTCGGATGAAAGCTATATTGAAAGCCTCTTGTCCGGAAGACATGTGGAGCTTTATCCGCATAACGAAGCGGCTTACAGGGCGATCATGCGGGGATTCAAACAACACCGTATCGGTACGGTCGTGCAGGCTACCGGAACAGGGAAATCCTATTTGCTGGCACGCTATATCGCAGATCATGCAAAGGAAAATATATTGGTCTTTGCTCCGAACATCACGATTCTGGATGAGATCCGGAAAGCCGTCGGATTCTCCATTCCGCAAGTGACGTACCGGACATTCCAGTCACTGATTCGTAACCGGGAGGACAATGGGTTGTTACGGGCAGATCATATTCTTATTGATGAATTCCATCATTTCGGGGCGGAAATTTGGGGAAGTGCCTTGCAGGAAGTGATAGAAAACAATCCCTGTGCCTATGTCCTGGGAACATCGGCAACGCCAATCCGTCCGGAAGGAATGATCGATACGGTGGATCTTTATTTCGAAGGAAATTTGTTTTATGAACTTACCTTGCCGCAAGCTTGGTATTACAATATCTTACCAGTGCCGATCCTGGTACAAAGTGCTTACGGGCTGGACAACGAACTGGATCGGCTGCAAAGAAAGCTGGAACGCAGCGGTTGTTCAGTCCGCCGGAGAGAGCGCATCCAAAAGAAACTGGACCTGGCGCGGGTCGATTTCAAAGGTGCTTTGGGCGCGTCGTCGGTGATCCGGAAGTTCCTACCCGAAAGCGTACGCAAACTGCTGGTTTTCTGTCGCGACCTGGCCGATCTCAGACAGATGGTGCCGGAAGTGTGCGACTGGCTCACACAGGCAGGCCGATCGATTACGCCATTTGAAATCCATCATGCGCAAAGCGAGCAGGAGAATCAGCGGCTGTTGGCCGCTTTCCGAGAAGAGTCGGACCGGTTACACGTACTCTTTTCCGTCAATATGCTGATCGAAGGATTGCATGTCGAGGGAGTGGATGCCGTCTTGTTCCTGCGGCGCACCGAATCTTACATTGTCACCCTGCAACAGCTGGGGCGCTGTCTGGATGCCGGAAGCGGGAAACAGCCGGTCGTCTTGGATTTCGTGAATAACCTGTCGGGTAAATCGGTCTACGACGTGATGGCGTGCCACTGGGAGCGACTCTCTTATCTTCCATCGCCCCACGGATTTGAAAGAACAACCTCGTTCCTCGCTACCGGCTATTTGTCGGATATCCGGCTCCGCATCGAAGAGATCCTGGCCGAGCTGGAACCATGGCAGATTATGTACGAGCGGCTGGTCGAGTTCCACCGGGAAGAGAACGACTGGCCTTCAGTGACGGAAGGGAAACTGGGCCTTTGGTGCAACACGCAACGCATCGCCTACAAACGAGGCTGTCTTGCCAAGGAACGGTGCGACCAGCTTGATGCAATCGGTTTTGAGTGGAATCAGCTCGACTCCAAATGGATGAGGGAATACCATGCATTGAAAGTCTTCTTTGATACCTGCGGACGCTGGCCCAAACGTGAAGACGGCCCGCTTGCGACCTGGTGTTATACCCAGCGGGAAAGACGGAAGGATGGACGTTTGAGCAAAGAGCGCATCCGGGCTTTGAATGAGATCGGCTTTGTCTGGAATCAGAACCTCCAAGGGGAATGGATGAAGAACTACGAGGAGCTGAAGTCTTTTGTCAGAAAATATCGGCGTTTCCCTAAATCGACGGAAGGGAATTTGGGCGGATGGTGCCATACACAACGGAAAATGCGTAAACAGGGAAAGTTACCCAATGACCGCCGGCTCCTGTTGGATAAAATAGGATTTGTCTGGTCGGCGGAACAGGTCTGGCAAGGCAACTTCGAACAATTGTGCCTGTTCCATAACCTGCAAGGACGATGGCCGGGATGCCGTGAAGGAGCATTGGGACGCTGGTGTACCATTCAAAGACGGGATTACCGCAAGGGGAACATGTCAGACGAGCGAAAAGCACAATTGGAAAGAATCGGTTTCCCTCTTGCCTGA
- a CDS encoding serine O-acetyltransferase, whose amino-acid sequence MPNAIFFYRIQRWLYLHHIPFLPKLIQLLIFLIYNTKITADSKIGKGSYFVCKGISTVLIPGTEIGENCVLGLRFSTVRKFPYKNVPKIGNNVFIGPNVVICGPVEIGDNCIVAANSFVDKSLRGGGNCCRLSC is encoded by the coding sequence ATGCCAAACGCAATATTTTTTTACAGAATACAGAGGTGGTTATACTTACACCACATTCCATTTTTACCTAAATTAATTCAACTATTAATTTTTCTGATTTACAACACTAAAATTACTGCTGATTCAAAAATCGGTAAAGGATCTTATTTTGTTTGTAAAGGAATTAGCACTGTACTAATCCCAGGAACGGAAATTGGAGAAAACTGCGTATTAGGTTTACGATTCTCAACAGTAAGAAAATTTCCATATAAAAACGTTCCTAAAATTGGCAATAACGTTTTTATCGGTCCAAACGTTGTAATCTGTGGACCAGTAGAAATTGGTGATAACTGTATTGTTGCAGCTAATTCGTTTGTTGATAAATCATTAAGGGGGGGGGGTAATTGTTGCAGGCTCTCCTGCTAA
- a CDS encoding WbuC family cupin fold metalloprotein, which produces MLVIDKELLDGVTAQAKASPRLRMNYNLHDSLEAKAQRLMNAMEPGTDLPIHRHTHTAETYFVLRGRINVLFYGEDGQLEESRELDPLKGCYGVQIPIGQWHTIEVLESGTVIFEVKDGPYTPLTPKNTMTK; this is translated from the coding sequence ATGTTGGTTATCGACAAAGAATTGCTTGACGGGGTAACGGCACAGGCAAAGGCGAGTCCCCGTTTGCGGATGAACTACAATCTGCATGACAGTCTTGAGGCAAAGGCGCAGAGACTGATGAACGCTATGGAACCCGGAACCGATTTGCCGATTCACCGCCATACCCATACTGCAGAAACGTATTTCGTTCTACGCGGTAGAATCAACGTGCTGTTTTACGGTGAAGATGGTCAGTTGGAAGAAAGCCGTGAACTTGACCCCTTGAAAGGATGTTACGGCGTTCAGATTCCTATCGGTCAATGGCATACGATTGAGGTCCTTGAAAGCGGAACGGTAATCTTTGAAGTTAAGGATGGACCGTACACACCACTTACTCCTAAAAATACAATGACAAAATAA